The Parambassis ranga chromosome 1, fParRan2.1, whole genome shotgun sequence genome includes a region encoding these proteins:
- the mxi1 gene encoding max-interacting protein 1 isoform X1, whose protein sequence is MAKSERQRRSLKPEEFFFDSGESLLDQQDFEMSSCPFNDVFNSKDSHMEQINTFLKNVQVLLEAARFLDSAERKDGKCEHGYASTFPSNQNTNYQRQRKFRNKKFSSNHNRSTHNELEKNRRAHLRLCLERLKSLIPLGPDCTRHTTLGLLNKAKAHIKKLEEADRKSQYQLESLEREQRHLQRQLELLRGGSSAAAAQSSPGEGERIRMDSVGSTLCSDRSDSDQEEIEVDVESTEFSHGDLDSVSTASTSDLDDHSSLQSMASDEGYSSCSVKLAFSS, encoded by the exons ATGGCCAAAAgtgaaagacaaagaagaagttTGAAGCCTGAGGAGTTCTTCTTTGATTCCGGGGAATCTCTCTTGGATCAGCAAGATTTCGAGATGTCTAGTTGTCCTTTCAATGACGTCTTCAACTCCAAAGACTCCCACATGGAGCAGATCAACACTTTTCTGAAAAACGTACAAGTTTTGCTGGAGGCTGCTAGGTTTCTTGACAGCGCGGAGAGAAAGGACGGAA AGTGTGAACACGGATATGCCTCAACATTTCCTTCAAATCAGAACACAAACTACCAGAGGCAAAGAAAATTCCGAAATAAGAAGTTCAGCAGTAACCACAATAG GTCAACACATAATGAGCTGGAAAAGAATAG ACGAGCTCACCTGCGTCTATGTCTGGAGCGGTTGAAGTCCCTCATACCCCTGGGACCTGACTGCACCCGCCACACAACCCTGGGCCTGCTCAACAAAGCCAAAGCACACATAAAG AAACTTgaagaggcagacaggaagagtCAGTACCAGCTGGAGTCTCTGGAGCGTGAGCAGAGGCACCTCCAGCGTcagctggagctgctgaggGGAGGCAGTAGTGCTGCTGCAGCCCAGAGCAGcccaggggagggagagaggataCGCATGGACAGTGTGGGCTCCACCCTCTGTTCTGACCGCTCCGACTCTGACCAAG AAGAGATCGAGGTGGATGTTGAAAGCACGGAGTTCTCCCATGGAGATCTGGACAGTGTCAGCACGGCCAGCACCAGCGACCTGGATGACCACAGCAGTCTGCAGAGCATGGCCAGCGACGAGGGCTATTCCTCCTGCAGTGTCAAACTTGCCTTCTCCTCCTAG
- the mxi1 gene encoding max-interacting protein 1 isoform X2 yields MTAVQLINIQRLLEAAEYLERRERECEHGYASTFPSNQNTNYQRQRKFRNKKFSSNHNRSTHNELEKNRRAHLRLCLERLKSLIPLGPDCTRHTTLGLLNKAKAHIKKLEEADRKSQYQLESLEREQRHLQRQLELLRGGSSAAAAQSSPGEGERIRMDSVGSTLCSDRSDSDQEEIEVDVESTEFSHGDLDSVSTASTSDLDDHSSLQSMASDEGYSSCSVKLAFSS; encoded by the exons ATGACGGCTGTTCAGCTAATAAATATCCAGCGGTTATTGGAAGCAGCGGAATATctagaaagaagagaaagag AGTGTGAACACGGATATGCCTCAACATTTCCTTCAAATCAGAACACAAACTACCAGAGGCAAAGAAAATTCCGAAATAAGAAGTTCAGCAGTAACCACAATAG GTCAACACATAATGAGCTGGAAAAGAATAG ACGAGCTCACCTGCGTCTATGTCTGGAGCGGTTGAAGTCCCTCATACCCCTGGGACCTGACTGCACCCGCCACACAACCCTGGGCCTGCTCAACAAAGCCAAAGCACACATAAAG AAACTTgaagaggcagacaggaagagtCAGTACCAGCTGGAGTCTCTGGAGCGTGAGCAGAGGCACCTCCAGCGTcagctggagctgctgaggGGAGGCAGTAGTGCTGCTGCAGCCCAGAGCAGcccaggggagggagagaggataCGCATGGACAGTGTGGGCTCCACCCTCTGTTCTGACCGCTCCGACTCTGACCAAG AAGAGATCGAGGTGGATGTTGAAAGCACGGAGTTCTCCCATGGAGATCTGGACAGTGTCAGCACGGCCAGCACCAGCGACCTGGATGACCACAGCAGTCTGCAGAGCATGGCCAGCGACGAGGGCTATTCCTCCTGCAGTGTCAAACTTGCCTTCTCCTCCTAG